The genomic DNA TCCGCGAACGAAGGCGTGAAGATCGATCCACTCTTGGATGAAACGATTGATATCGATGCGAAATGGAAAGCCTGGTCGAAAATCGAATGCACGAAACGTGTAATCTTCGGTCTCATAGAAGCAGATTGCTGGTGGGCAAGCTATCTCTCGGCATGCCCGATGATCCGCCCCGAAACAGTTCAGATGCTGCCTCCATCCGATTACGCACTCTACCACGTCAACAGCGCAGCGAAATGGTTTCGTCTTGTTCAGCGTGGTGCCCGCATTCAAGCAAACCGGATAACGCCCTCATTCCACCCTACTCCTGGGCTGAAGCTCGATGCGAGTAGTTTTCGGTCGCTTCTGACGCTACTATTGCTACGTATTTACGAGAGTAACGACAGGCTGGCTCCCGCGACGAGCAACCAAAAGCAGCTCGAACCCTGGCGTATTTATATGGAAGATCCTCGCAGCCGGGACATCCTGCCATTACTAGTTAACCTGTCCAGCTCATCTGTCGACGCACTCCGTACTGCCGACCTGAACTCCGCCGTTTTGTGGCACGCATCATGCATGGTTCTTGGGGCGAACATCCGCTATTTCGAGCTCGCAGCCGGACGCTCTGGTCCTGAACCAGCCGTCAACGCACTGGAAGATATATCTGCCTGGTCGCAAACACCCTCGGCACGACGCTCAGTGTTGCATGCAGCGCACATATACAAGCTCCTCTTTGATCGCAAAGTGAGCGACATTGTCAATCCTCATAGCGTGGTCTCGCTATTCCGCGCAGCGTTGGTACTCGGTCTATACATCTTCACGGTTCCACCAATACAGAATGGTTCCATGAATGACAACTGCCTTGAGCTCCTGGATCTTGTTGATTGGATGTCAATCGGCCGGCTTGGATTCATTGATACCCCGCAATCACCAGTACCCTTTGGCGATGCATCTCTGGTTGTCAAATTCATTAGGCACGGTGGACCCTTCTCGATCACTGGTGTTACGCTTGATGGTGGATATCTTGCAGCACGTCGCACATTGTTACATTGTGCGGATCTGATGGAAGGTATGGGTCGATGGAAGAGTAGGACGTTCAGTCAGATATTGCATATCATGAGCGATGATCTCACAGACTATGACGGGCATGATGATGGTGACGAAGAGCGAGATGGTGACGGCGATATGGACGATGGGGGTCTGCAGCGGTGACGGTTGCAATCCTCTTCTCAACAGTGCCTTTCACTCACTCAATTGAAAGGCCTGTGGGGAAGAGGATGATGCTTTCGCGCCTACTATACCCTCATCGGTAAGTCAAGGGTTGAGCAAAGAGCATAAGAGGGCGTTTTTGCAAATCAAGCGAGGGTTGACTGCATTTTCTGGAGCATTATTACTACGACATGCTGTCTGAGCTCGACACGGCCATATATCAACAAAAGCGTCACGATTACCTACAAATGTATAATTACAGCTCAGTCAGCAAACACCCAAGTTCCCTTCTCGCTTTTCTTCCCTTTATCCTCATAACCCTCCGGCAATTGACCCCCGAGGTGCAGGTAAATGCTACTCCCATCTCTATCTATACACCTCTCATCCTTTGCCGCCCTCTCCCAGACCTCCAACGCTTTAGCCGCCATACTGGGTTCCACGCTAACCTGCTTCGCACTCTCAATCCCCAACCCAAGATCCTTTAGCATCATTTGCGTTTTGAATCCCGGTTTATACCCGCTATTACTCGGTACCCAGTATTCTTTCTGTACGTTCGGCACAGGCATAACGTGGTCGCACATCCAGCTCTGTCCAGTGCTATTCTTGATAACTTGATACAAATCACTTGGGTCAAGACCATGCGCTACACCCGTGGCCATAGCTTCAGCAGTCGCCAGTAAGATAGTGCCGGAGAGGTAGTTATTGCATATCTTGGCCGTCAAGCCCGCGCCTAGAGTGTGCAGATAGAAGAACTTTTCCGGTGAGCCCATCATCCCTAGCACGTCTGTCAAGCGCTTTGATATATGGTTCTCTGATCTCCCAGACGACGATGTTGCTGGGGGCGGATATCCGATCAGCATCGCCAACGTCCCTGCTTCAGCCGCCGGCACACCTCCCGAAACAGGCGCATCGATGTAAACGCCCATTCCACGAAGTCTCCGTCCTACTTCCTTTGTACTCTCTACATCTATCGTGCTGCACTCGAGTAATATCCTTTCTTCGTCCTTGCCCGCTGCTATGACGCCGTTCTGTTCGTCTAGGTACACGGCCTTTACGTCTTGGGCGCCGGGGACGATGGAGACGACAACTTTGGAATGGGCGGCGGCTTCGCGGGCTGTGGAGACAGGGATTATGGGACCGTAGGAGAAGTATTCTTTGATAAAGCGGGTTAGGGCTGAGGCGTTGATGTCGTTGATGTAAAGGGTGCTTGTTGGGGGCAGCTTCTGGCGGAGATTGGAGGCCATTGCGTAGCCCATTGCTCCGAGGCCTGGGAGAGAGAGTTAGCATAGTTGCTTGTACTCTTTTTTTTGATCATGGTTTTAGAAAGATGTCTACTACTATACCACGGCAGGTTTGGGTAGAAGAAATTGGCATGTTCTAACCTATGAATGCATAGTTTTCCGACATTGTCCCTGCCCTACTAAACTGTGTGCTTGTCTAAAGTCGTAATTTGAAGGCGTTGTCTTTCTCTCAAATTCGTAGAGTTTGCGATATCATCTACAGAGTTCAGGTACCTCTTGCACCCTATGATGTTCCACAAAGGTACCGATCTAGTTAGCGTGAAGTTTGTTGTACCTAAAATCTGCTGGACATTGCCCCACATTGTTCCCCTCACGTCCCCATAGTTCTGTGCTACCCCAACTACACGATGCTCGGTGCTATGCTACCGGCTGCCAATTCATCAATGTGACGTGATGCAAGAGGGGATCACGAGTCATTAGTCTAATGGACCCAGAGATGATCAATTGCCTTGAGTGCGGGTGAACTTTTGACTCGCTTTTGATTCAGACTTCCTACTTCAGTGTAAAAAATTTTTTCTATCTCTTTAGGAGCTCTTGTACCCGTCAAGTAAGTTCGTAATATCTCATTCCCGTGCCGTATCTTTGCTCTTTGTGTATTGGTACATGTCGACGTTTATTATCTTCGTGTAAAATAAAGTAGGTCAACTTGAATATCAAAGTACCTCTATTACAAAAGCTTGGGCAAATACATATTCATCAACCTGCTAGGATAATTTCCCACCATGTCTTCTAAGCCACTGCGCGTAGGCATCATCGGTGCCGCAGGTTTCGGCGGCTCGTATCTTAGCGTAGAGCTGTTAAATCGCGGACACACTGTGATCGGGATATCACGCAACCCTGAGAAGCTGGGGAAGCACGAGCGGTATATTCCAAGATCCGTTGATATTGATGAAGTTTCAATTAGGGAGTTGGCGACCAAGTTCGGGGACCTGGATGTCCTTGTGAGCGAATTTGGACCGCACACGGCTGGTGCAGGCGCATTGCTTTACAGTACGTATCTTCCATCTCCCTACTCTTGACCCGTATTCGCCCAAATCGATAGAAAGGCCCTAAAACCCTCCTCTTCAGTGCCCTTCCTCGAATCCGTGCGCAAAATAATTCTAGCCTACAAACGCTCCTCAGTCTCGTACTTCCTCTTCGTCGGCGGCGCAGGCTCCCTCCACGTCCCCGGCACTGCTGACGCATGCGTCGACCACCCTGACTTCTTCGTCGCCTACCGCCGCGCAATCTCTACCTCGCTCGCACACATTGCATACATGGAAGAGCGCCTAGGTATAATGGGCACGACTCTCCGACGCTACCGCGACGCTCGCTTGGCCGCCTCTGCAGGCACCGCTACACAAGCCGATCAAGACGTGATAACCGAGTACGAAAAGCAGATTCGTGTCAAAGACAATGCGTCTGATTTCATTAAGGCGGGAAGGACGGCATATCTGTTTTTCGATGGGAATGAGAGTTTCAAGTGGAGTTTTGTTTCGCCGTCCGCGTTGTATCGGCCGGGGAAGAGGACGGGCGAGTATAGGATTAGTGTTGATGATATGGTGTTGGAGGGGGAGCAGAAAGAGGGAGAGGATATTTTCGAGGGAAGGTTGACTGGGATTAGTGTGGCGGATATGGCGATCGCCATTGCAGATGAGATTGAGCAGAGGAAGTTGGTTTGGAAACACTGGAGTGCTACAGGTGATATCAGCGAGGATGTGCCCGGGCCGGCGTACATGAAGTTGAGTGCTATTGAGGGTGGCAGTGCTTAGGAAGGGTTAGAGTGGGGATGGTGGGCGCAGCTGTAGAATCTAGAGCCATATGTAGTGCTGATTCTTGTCAACCATCTAGAAGTATATGGATTGTCTAGCGAAAATACAGAGACAGCTCTGAGGTGCTATGAACCAAGCCTTTAGGATACGATAATGATACATACATACTAGTGCTAGCGGCGCTCATGGAGCAACTCCATACCTTTACTTGCCCTGATGGAATTTCTGGGCCACGTCGAGAATAGTATCGAAACCGAACTCCTCCCCAAGTTTAAATACTCTATCTTCCCTCCCAATCTTTGCCGGTTCACCATCTGCAACCCACCTCGACGTGACTCCCTCAGAACTTGGCCCATAAACCCTGGCGCCCAATTTACCCTCTTGGACTGGTGGCCACGGATCCTGACCATTGACAAAATTGATAAAGTCTTCCGCGTACGCCCTCGCCACCTTCTCCTGCGCATCTCCAAGATGCTCATTGAAGTTTTGAAACAGATAGGCCACGTCGAGAATATGGCCTGCTTCATGCTGAAAGCGGCCTTCCCACGGTATGCCTTCATTGAAGTGGTATAGGAAGAACTTTGATTCAGGGGTATTAGGCCATCCTTGGGCAAAGGCACGGGCAGGGGCATAGAAACAGATCTCGGAACAGAACCGGAGAATAGATAGCATCGCCTCGTCATCGGGTGTCGAAGGAGTGATATTGTATGCAGTGAGGAGCTTTTCGGCAACTTCAGGCTTAGATGAGAGTGTGGTATAACAGGAGTCGATAAACTTCTGCGCGATGCCGGCCTTTTGCGCATCAAATATCAAGTATGCGAAGATACTGCCCTAGAAAGAGTTAGCTTACTTAACTACATCTACTGCGCAAGCTTACATCTAGTTTAGAATCCCCGATCATAAAAGCCTTGCACCACTTGCGACCCGGCATCTTGAAGACTGAGCTTTCCTTTTGAGAGGAAACAGTGAGGAAGTCAGGTGAGCCAGGGACGATGTCACCGTCGATTGAGGGCTGCATAGGTGCGCTCATGGGTACCTTTTGCCACAAGTCGTCAACCGGTACACTAAGAAGGGCTTTGATACGATCTTCTGGTGACTTGTCTGCAAGACCAAGCGCTTCGACAACTTGCTGATAGGCTGCCTCGGTCATGGAATCTGGGATAAGTTTCATGAGAAGTATCGTCCCTCCTGTGCTAAGGCCTCGTTTCATTAGTGGCTCTTCAGAACAGAGGAGTAGCATTACTGCCACTGTTCAGGTCAGCTGGATGTACAAATTTCGATGTTTGGGGCACTTACAGCCGCCGGCACTTTCTCCACATGCTGTGATTTCATCTGGATCACCACCAAAGCCGCTGATAAATTTCCTGATCCACCGCAGTGCTGTACGCTGGTCGCGAAGACCGTTGTTTGGTTGGTAGCCTGCTTCTCGAAGCTCTTTCGATGTTAGAAATCCAGTAGCACCAAGCCGATAGCTGATGATTTCAGTAAGTATGATATTACCATACATGCTTTTGTATCACTCACTTGATTGTAATGCCTATCATGGGCTTTTTTTTCTCAACGGACATCCTCACAAGCGGAGCTGGGTCATAGTGGGTATACCAGCTACTTCCGACTGCAAATCCGCCTCCATGTATGAAAACGTAGACGGGCAATTTCGCATTCGGATCGATTCCGCCATCCGTGTTCGTAGGAACGGTGATGTTCAGATTGAGTCCTTCGAGATCAGAATGTGCTGGGACTTCTGGAAGTGGGAGAGACTTCTGGAGAAAGCCATATTCGTTATTAATGGCTCCAATTGGCGATGATGGAGGAGGCCTATCTTGTGTCAGCTATCGCAAAGAATTGGGGTTGTGTAACCAACCCAAATTTAGTAGCATCTGTACTCCCTGCTTCGTAGCTATCCACGAGCTGGGCTGGCGCGAAGCGATCTTTCAGCGATGCATACTTCAAACCCAGAAATTGCACTGCGCTGTCTACGGCTTTGCCCTTCAGTTCGCCTAGGTGGGCGTGGTTGAGAGTGACCGACATACTCTTTGAATCGCACTCTAGAAGACGGAGCGATAATGGCAAATTGAATTTACTGATGCAAAATTCCTTAGGCTGAAGATCTGCGCAAAGATAGCTAGGAAGTAGTATGGTCGGATCCAGTCGGGGTGGGTGTAAGAGCTCCGCGGGGTAAAATGTTTACCCCGCACTCGTACCTACCTGCCCAGCACGTTCAGTAACTATATGGATGCTGTGGGGCGATAGCAGGCATCTTTTGGCCGACGTATCAAGCCTAGATTTTTCAAATCTCACAGGTTTGGCCTAGGAATGCTTGCTGTCTACTGCATGTGGAATCCATGTGCGTCATGTCTCGGCAATTAGGGTGGGATGTAATAAGGTACATTGGTACTTCATTTCTCGACACGTACCAAGACTTTATACTGGAAATGTCTACAGCAAAGCTTGAGCTGCCGCATACAGATGCTTTTGTTCAGCTCTCACTGCTCGATGGCGGCAGTTTTGTCGCCGACCTAAGTCGAATGCATGCCGGCCAAACTGGCACCTTTCGCATGTACAACTGGGCTTTCTACATTTCTCACCAGGGCCGGCATGTACTCTGGGATCTCGGACTTGACCAGGTACGCCCATGTTTTGGGATTTAAAGTTCTGGCTTCATTCTTATGCAATCTCCTTAGGACCGAAGTTACTATACACCGTTGGTAGATAAACTCTTTCTCGACAATATCAATCATGTCGGGCCAAGCAGAACTATAGTACAGCAATTGTCGGAGCGAGGTATCTCGGCACGAGATATAGACACGGTTTTGTTTAGGTACGCAAGTACAACGACCTTCCCACGCAATGCCTAAATAGTGAACAGCCACGCGCATTTCGATCATTCACGACCTATCAGCGATGTGTTTCCCAACGCAAGAGCATATTTTGGTCCAGGGACAAGAGCAGCCTGCGAGCCCGGACATATGAAAGACGCAAATTCGCAGTGGGATGGCCGCTTTTTCGACCCCGAGGATTCCACAGAAGACTGGGACGAGCTGCAGGGCCATTGGAAACCTTTCGGCTCGTTTGAAAAGGCGCTGGACTATTTTGGCGATGGCAGCTTCTGGGTTCTTGATGCGCCAGGACACATGGCAGGTAACcttgctgctgctgctagGCTGCAGTGCGGCGAGTGGGTCTTACTCGGCAGCGACTGTACGTGGTATCTCGGTAAAATTTGGTGTGTATTCGCTAACTGTGCCTTCTCCATGCTAGGCTGTCACTCGAGGTACGATTATGCTATTGATTCTTTGTCTGTGCTGACCTGCCAGGGACTTGCTTGATGAAAAGCAGGAGATCGCTGAATTCCCGGGTCCTGGTACAGAGTGCGTGTCTTTACATACAGACATGGCTACTGCAAAAGAAACAATGGCCAAGATAAGAAGGTTAGAGAAGGACGTTGGGGTTCACACGGCGCTTGCGCACGACGCGTTGTGGATGAAGAACGGCACAGATCAGGTGCTAATGTCGCTACTGGATGACAAGATGAAGGCGGCGGCCAAGGAGAAGATTCCATATGATGAGATACCATAGGGCGGATCGTGTATATGTTGAGTTTAGACTCTGCGAGCTTTGACCAAGTATACAGCTAGATGTATGTACTGCTACCAGATGATGAATAGGTGTCTAGCATTCTGGCTGATGATTGCGACACGGCACTTTTTCCATCAACCATATTTTCAGACTGCCTAGGCAACCTTCAATAATTAGGACAATGGCGTACCACCGTTTATGCAGAAAAATTGATCAACCACCTTGTCGCACACAAGGTCCCCAAGTGTGTATGTAGCCTGCTGTCTACGGAGGTGGCTTTCAAAAGTTCTTGCTAGCGCGGATTGTATCGGCCCGACACCCTTGGTCCAAGCTGGACTGTCTCTTGGCACAAATCAGAGATTTTATGAAGCTGCGCAAATATTAGTATACGCGTTTTCTAGGTGTTTTAGTTCTATACCGATGGCTCCTAATACAGATCTCTCTACACGCGCCTTGATTGTCACTTTAAAGTCCCCCTTTGGTGGCAAATCAACGAGTCACATCAGCGATATCACCGGCATTCCTCCACGCACGATTAATGCTATCTATGCTAGAGCCTGCCAGCGAGGCTTTGAGCCAAATGCGCCAACGATAAAACTCCTCCCTGAGTACCTTGAAGAGGCTCCACGTACAGGCCGTCCACGCAAGCAAGAGGCTATACAAGAGGCTGCTATTGAGAGAGTACGCCGTGATAGATATGgaagagagaagagctgtgCTGACATAGCTGGTGATCTTAGTCTTCACGGTCACAACGTTTCATCTACAACAGTGTGGAGAGTCCTCAAAGCAGCAGGGTACAACAAGACCAAGCCAACGAGGAAGCCTGGgttgacgaagaagatgagacAGGAGAGACTTAACTGGTGTCTTGCTCATAAGGACTGGACACTTGAGAATTGGAAGGATGTCATCTGGTCAGATGAGACCTCAGTCCTTCTTAATCACCGCCGTGGTAGCTATCGCGTGTGGAGGAAAACAGATGAGGCCTTTATTAAATCTGTTATCCGAGAGAGGTGGAAAGGCTACTCAGAGTTTATGTTTTGGGGCTGCTTTTCATATAACTATAAAGGCCCCTTGCACGTCTGGAGGCCTGAGACTGCTAAGGAGAAGAAAGAAGCAGCTCTTAAGATTGAAGAGATGAATAAGATTCTAGAGCCTATTATGAAAGAAGAGTGGGAGCTCTCAACAGGCATGAAGAGACTAGGCTTAAGAAATAAGCCTGGGAGAGAACCTCAATGGAGATGGACAAAAGATACTGGAAAG from Pyrenophora tritici-repentis strain M4 chromosome 8, whole genome shotgun sequence includes the following:
- a CDS encoding MmsB, 3-hydroxyisobutyrate dehydrogenase and related beta-hydroxyacid dehydrogenase encodes the protein MSENYAFIGLGAMGYAMASNLRQKLPPTSTLYINDINASALTRFIKEYFSYGPIIPVSTAREAAAHSKVVVSIVPGAQDVKAVYLDEQNGVIAAGKDEERILLECSTIDVESTKEVGRRLRGMGVYIDAPVSGGVPAAEAGTLAMLIGYPPPATSSSGRSENHISKRLTDVLGMMGSPEKFFYLHTLGAGLTAKICNNYLSGTILLATAEAMATGVAHGLDPSDLYQVIKNSTGQSWMCDHVMPVPNVQKEYWVPSNSGYKPGFKTQMMLKDLGLGIESAKQVSVEPSMAAKALEVWERAAKDERCIDRDGSSIYLHLGGQLPEGYEDKGKKSEKGTWVFAD
- a CDS encoding putative NADH-flavin reductase, translated to MSSKPLRVGIIGAAGFGGSYLSVELLNRGHTVIGISRNPEKLGKHERYIPRSVDIDEVSIRELATKFGDLDVLVSEFGPHTAGAGALLYMPFLESVRKIILAYKRSSVSYFLFVGGAGSLHVPGTADACVDHPDFFVAYRRAISTSLAHIAYMEERLGIMGTTLRRYRDARLAASAGTATQADQDVITEYEKQIRVKDNASDFIKAGRTAYLFFDGNESFKWSFVSPSALYRPGKRTGEYRISVDDMVLEGEQKEGEDIFEGRLTGISVADMAIAIADEIEQRKLVWKHWSATGDISEDVPGPAYMKLSAIEGGSA
- a CDS encoding PnbA, Carboxylesterase type B, which produces MSVTLNHAHLGELKGKAVDSAVQFLGLKYASLKDRFAPAQLVDSYEAGSTDATKFGPPPSSPIGAINNEYGFLQKSLPLPEVPAHSDLEGLNLNITVPTNTDGGIDPNAKLPVYVFIHGGGFAVGSSWYTHYDPAPLVRMSVEKKKPMIGITINYRLGATGFLTSKELREAGYQPNNGLRDQRTALRWIRKFISGFGGDPDEITACGESAGGLAVMLLLCSEEPLMKRGLSTGGTILLMKLIPDSMTEAAYQQVVEALGLADKSPEDRIKALLSVPVDDLWQKVPMSAPMQPSIDGDIVPGSPDFLTVSSQKESSVFKMPGRKWCKAFMIGDSKLDGSIFAYLIFDAQKAGIAQKFIDSCYTTLSSKPEVAEKLLTAYNITPSTPDDEAMLSILRFCSEICFYAPARAFAQGWPNTPESKFFLYHFNEGIPWEGRFQHEAGHILDVAYLFQNFNEHLGDAQEKVARAYAEDFINFVNGQDPWPPVQEGKLGARVYGPSSEGVTSRWVADGEPAKIGREDRVFKLGEEFGFDTILDVAQKFHQGK